One Callospermophilus lateralis isolate mCalLat2 chromosome 6, mCalLat2.hap1, whole genome shotgun sequence genomic region harbors:
- the LOC143402009 gene encoding LOW QUALITY PROTEIN: butyrophilin-like protein 1 (The sequence of the model RefSeq protein was modified relative to this genomic sequence to represent the inferred CDS: inserted 2 bases in 1 codon) yields the protein MLRTTELEITSWKDLGPGADSTFSSMSVFTEQFQVISPDRPIVAVLGEDAMLPCTLVPVINAEKMELRWFRTTFSQAVFVYWNQREQTEEQMAEYRGRTSLVRKFLTLGQAAVHIHKVQVSDNGMYTCFFRHGGFSEEADLELKVVGMGSDPQVHIEGPEEDGVRVMCKSSGWFPKPQVQWRDLSGKKFPALSEAHTQDSEELFSVEATLVVRDSSVGNVTCSVLNPVLGQEKAMAIYIPEPFFPQASPWKPAFAVVLTMLGSXTLGSLVFFRKAHSRRMQVRQVKEHLRQLKDEQQQPKEEALKAIGKTAHAKCRPIDQRKAAYLSAWRKAPLYADWRKEQFQAWPVTLDPDSAHQCLSVSHEKTCLTWKEKCVYCNEKCSVLGLKGITSGRWYWEVDIENRLFSKWTLGVCRKDVSRTGWYKEAPDRGFWVMGHFNNRYFALIGPMTLLFPRQDLCRVGVFLDYSEGDVSFYNMIDGSHIFSFPPTSFSGALFPYFMFMKGDVSMTICSLESGSEELPIPPLNSPLLEEVLSTPREGFISGCGVDGARPEAESPLLP from the exons ATGTTGAGAACCACTGAATTAGAGATTACTTCATggaaggacctgggaccaggagcAGATTCAA CTTTTTCTTCCATGTCTGTGTTCACAGAGCAGTTCCAGGTTATTAGCCCTGATCGCCCCATTGTGGCAGTGCTGGGAGAGGATGCCATGCTGCCCTGCACCCTAGTCCCTGTCATCAATGCAGAGAAAATGGAACTGAGGTGGTTCCGCACCACATTCTCACAGGCAGTGTTCGTCTACTGGAACCAACGGGAACAGACTGAGGAGCAGATGGCTGAGTACAGAGGGCGGACCTCACTGGTGAGAAAGTTCCTCACCCTGGGGCAGGCTGCTGTGCATATCCACAAGGTCCAGGTTTCTGACAATGGAATGTACACCTGCTTCTTCAGACATGGAGGCTTCTCTGAAGAGGCTGATTTGGAACTAAAGGTGGTAG GGATGGGCTCTGACCCCCAAGTGCACATAGAAGGGCCAGAAGAGGATGGAGTGCGTGTGATGTGCAAATCCTCAGGATGGTTCCCAAAGCCCCAGGTGCAGTGGAGAGACCTCAGTGGAAAGAAGTTCCCAGCACTTTCTGAGGCCCACACCCAAGACAGTGAAGAGCTGTTTAGTGTGGAGGCCACTCTGGTGGTGAGAGACAGTTCTGTGGGGAATGTGACCTGCTCTGTCCTCAACCCTGTCCTGGGCCAGGAGAAGGCCATGGCTATTTACATCCCAG AGCCCTTCTTCCCTCAGGCTTCTCCCTGGAAGCCAGCATTTGCTGTGGTCCTGACCATGCTGGGCTC TACTCTTGGGAGCCTGGTATTTTTCAGAAAAGCACATTCCAGAAGGATGCAGGTGAGGCAGGTAAAGGAGCATCTGCGGCAGCTTAAGGATGAGCAACAGCAACCAAAGGAAGAGGCGCTGAAGGCCATTGGTAAGACTGCACACGCCAAATGCAGACCTATTG ATCAGAGAAAAGCTGCTTATCTGTCAG CCTGGAGGAAGGCCCCCCTATATGCAG ATTGGCGGAAGGAACAATTCCAAGCCT GGCCTGTCACTCTGGATCCAGACTCTGCTCACCAATGTCTTTctgtctctcatgaaaagacatgtCTGACTTGGAAGGAGAAATGTGTGTACTGTAATGAAAAATGCAGTGTTTTGGGACTTAAAGGCATCACCTCAGGAAGATGGTACTGGGAAGTGGATATAGAGAATAGATTGTTCAGCAAGTGGACTCTGGGAGTCTGTAGGAAAGATGTGAGCAGAACAGGCTGGTACAAGGAAGCACCAGATAGGGGGTTTTGGGTCATGGGGCACTTTAACAATAGATATTTTGCCCTGATTGGTCCTATGACTTTGTTATTTCCTAGGCAGGATCTTTGCAGAGTGGGGGTCTTCCTGGACTACAGTGAAGGGGATGTTTCCTTCTATAACATGATTGATGGTTctcacattttctcttttcccCCAACTTCCTTCTCTGGAGCTCTCTTTCCATACTTCATGTTTATGAAAGGAGATGTGTCCATGACCATCTGCTCTCTGGAGAGTGGGTCTGAGGAGCTCCCTATACCCCCTCTCAATTCACCTCTTTTGGAAGAGGTCCTGAGCACCCCAAGGGAGGGGTTCATCTCAGGCTGTGGTGTTGATGGTGCTCGCCCAGAGGCTGAATCTCCATTACTTCCCTGA